The segment AAAAGAAACATGAGGCGTGATGCatggaattgaatatgaattaatGTTATCTATAGTTAGGAGAAGTCATGATCAGTCCTTGTTTCTAATGTTGAAAAGGATCGGAAAGTCCTTTTCATGGCTTTATAAATTTTTGttacaaagaagaaaagaaaaagaaccgGAACAAACAGTCACTGATTGTGATCTCTCTCTCCTCCTTCACAAACAACATCTTCATTCAGGGACTTAAAAATgctcaaaattttatttatttgaaaattttcaagtaATTAGATTGCTTCAAGCTAAAATCTGAAGCAAAAGATGGGGGGAGGGATGGATGCAATGAATTAATTGTCTTGATAAATgatcattattaatataaaaaagtaCATCAAATATTCTTCATAATGTGCTCTTAAATAAAGAGGTTAGATGCTTTGCATTAAACCGTTTCTCTGGGGTGGTTCATTAAACCATCTTTGATAATTGATCATTTTGTGGTATCGCCTTATGCTTTTATTATAATTGTAATCGTCATCAATAATATTTTACAAATCTTTTTATATCTCGATTCTGAGaagaataaaaaattcaaaaaagaaaacaaaaaacgaGAGTGTGGCAGTAAAAATGGAAGACTCCAACCACAAATCCAACGGGTCAACGTAAAGAAAAGTCTACAATTTTCTACCGGTACAGGGAGAGAGAGAAAGTCTCCTAGTGTTTGAAAGATAATATCATATCATAGAATCAGAAACAATAAATAGCTTTTAAATTTAGTTGGCTCTTTGATTCGAGGAGCTCTTTTCACACTTCTGTTTTTGGTTTTGGTTTCCTTTTGATTCTTGCTTTTATTAACCTACTTCTGCCCaactctttttttcttcttttagttACCTActcttttttctctctctctcttattATCTCATTTTTCAACCAATCCTTTGTACAATAAAGGGTGTTTTCTtgttcattaaaaaaaaaaaaaaccctctcTTTCCTGGAAAATTTCTTGACTTTCTTCTATTCTCTAGCAAAAATGCTCCTTAAGCTTCCCGGGTTGTGTTAAAAAGAAAAATCCAAACTTTTTTTTAGCTCTTTTGAATCATGGGTAATAGCTTGATTTGCAGGACAAAGAAAGATGCTAAAGATAATGGATCGAAAAGCAAGAGGATGGGAAGGTCTCAAAGGAAAATGCTTGCAGAAGAAGAGTTTTTGCATAAGCAAGCTTTGTCTATGGCTCTTCATCAACACCAGTTGTCTCAGAGATTTGATGGATCCATGTCTAGGAGAATTGGCTCTACCAGCTCTAGAAGGCACGCTGATCCATTAGCTAATGAGAAAAAggtgggttttttttttctcctcttAACTAAATatcaatattaaattaatttactttGCTTTCTCAAACTGTTTTCATGTGTAATCATTGTGTTAGTTACTGTTCTAATTGATTGGATCTATGATATAATAGTGGGGTTTTCATGATTTATTGTAAAACTTGAAAAGCAGCATCTGTCAATGGTCAAGCTGGTAAAAAAAAGGGGACAATATGTTTATCCTTTGCCATTTCATTGGAAAACTTGAAAAGAGAACCTGTCAAAGCATTAGCTGATTCACTGTGCTTTTAGCCTTTTGCAATTTTATATCTCTAAGTTAATATAAATCTTATGATATGCGCTTTTTGTTATGATCTTCTGTGTAAAGTGTAAACCTTTCTAATCACTTTTCTTTTGAGTTGTTTAATGAAAGACAATTTCAAAAAGCATTTTTTATTCTACTGTGCTATGAAGGTAAGGACGTGGATCATGGTCCATAAGgctagtgaaaaaaaaaaaaatagtgattaACTTTATGAAAGCTAAACCTTGGAGATAACTTGTGTTTTGAATTAGATCTTTAGGTGTGAAAGCAGTGAAATTTTCAATGTAATTGTACAAGTCCTTTTGCAAATTGTAACTCCTTTCTATGATAAACTTATGTCTAATACTATTTCATGTTATCTACAGCTACTGGAATCTCTTGAAAAGATCAAGTTTAAAAAAATTGTTCTGTTACATGGAGAAGGCTTTGGAGCTTGGTGTTGGTATAAAACGATTGCTCAGTTGGAGGAAGTAGGCCTTCAGCCTACTGCACTGGATCTCACAGGCTCTGGTATTGATCTGACGGATACAAACACAGTCACCACATTGGCTGAATATTCGAAACCATTGATTAAGTATCTAGAGAACCTTCCCGTAGATGAGAAGGTAAGAGGGTACATTTGATGTTACGAATGGCCTTGCCATCTTTTTATGTTAATTGTCTTGATTTATGTACTATATTTACATGCAGGTTATCTTGGTAGGTCATAGCAGCGGAGGTGCTTGCCTTTCATATGCATTGGAGCATTTCCCGGAAAAGATCTCCAAAGCAATTTTCCTTTGTGCTACAATGGTGTCCAACGGTCAGAGACCTTTTGATGTGTTTGCCGAAGAGGTATTTGTTTTATGTGTTTACAAATGGTGTTCagctaacaaaataaacaaaatgttTAGACTTGTAAAGCAAATTTTCGGTTTCCTTATCAATGTTATTGCTTCGAATAGCTAGAGACCTGAAGAGAACAATCATTTTGCATAGTTATTTTTGTAGTGGACTGATATCAGCCAAACATGTCAAAATATCGGTTTTACTACATCTTTGCATTTTACTAccgaagtttttttttttctagtgaAGGTTCTCCACTGTTTTCGTCGCTGTTTATTATCCAGTTTACGCTGACGcatcaaaaaaattttttttttattgcaGCTTGGTTCTGCTGAACGTTTCATGAAAGAGTCGCAGTTTTTGATTTATGGAAATGGCAAAGATAAGCCTCCTACAGGGTTCATGTTTGAGAAACAGCTGATGAAAGGGTTATATTTCAATCAATCACCAACAAAGGTGCGTTACAATCTTACTGGTTGAGAGCATAAGACCAGTTATCCATCAGGACTTCTCTGGCTATATGTTTAGGCTTTGTTGTTCTGTTATTCCTTTCCTGCAACAGAACAATTGGCCATGGCCTATAAGCCAATCCAAGTGGTGTCAAAACACACCTTATTGGTTAAGCTAGTCAtttcatcacatataaacatatgtaAATGCATATTATGACTAGTTATATAATTTTAGTTTGATCATAACGGAAAGTATGAACTGATCAGTGACCACTGTTTATGAAGGTATTGTATCCTGCTTACAGAAAAGATATGTTTCAACATGGTATTTTTGTTCCTTCCAGGATGTTGCTTTGGCCATGGTGTCCATGAGATCCACCCCACTAGGTCCTATCATGGAGAAACTGTCATTGACCCCCGAGAAGTACGGAACTGGGCGGCGGTTCTACGTTCAGACATTGGAGGATCGTGCTCTTTCGCCAGATGTGCAAGAAAAGCTAGTAAGAGAAAATCCACCTGAAAGAGTTTTTAAGATCAAAGGGAGTGATCACTGCCCATTCTTCTCAAAGCCACAGTCACTTCACAAGATTTTAATAGAAATTGTTCAAATTCCTTAGCTTAATTTTcagattaaaaaagaaaagaacataTTTCTTTAGTCTTTTATTTCTATAGTGAAAGAAGACGATAATAAGTTGTTCATTTACACTTGTGATAGGCTGGCCGTTCTTGTATGTAGAACATTAGGCCCACCTTCCTGATTTTTTTTCCTTGCAGCAACGAGAGGCTGTTATTTATtagtatcatgtaatttaacaacgtgaattaattgtttttttttttttttttggtgatcgATTAATGTGGTGAATACAAAATGGTGTGTTTAACGCATATCGATACAATGGTTACATATCACATACCGATATCCATTATCCAAGTAAAAACAATACTTAAAATCGATTTTATCAAATACTTCACGTTCCATTTTCTTTTATGTCAACCTTCTACAACTTATTGCTCTTATGACACTCATTCTGGGCGtttaaacataccatttcatttCTAACCAAATATTGAAAGGTTTCTTCTTTTCTCATGTTCAATATCTTTTATTCCTTTTGTTGTTTTAATCCGATCTGCATGACCATTGAAGATGTAGTCATGGTGAGATACAAATCCaagaattcaaattttgatcatcGAGTCAATGAAAGAGTTAGGATCTTATCAATTGTGGGCAAAGTAGTTTCTGATCATGAAGTCCGAATTGGTCCCATGGTGCTCATATTAATAAAAACGTAGTCCACTGAAGGAATATTTGAAGTTCATGAACTCGAGAGAGAAGGAATATTTGAAGTTCATGAACTCGAGAGAGAAATGTTACTCATCATATTCAAATGTGAAAAATACAAGAGGAAATTGGGATGAGTACCATAGTCAGATATCAACTATCGTCTCATTAAGGTGTTGATATTTGCatctaacatttaaatacatttagctcctttcaaaaaaaaaaaataccttaCTAAATGTTTAATAAacaatattatttataattattatataataaaatactaaATATTTATTTAGCGGAGTCGAACTATGCacaacttaaaattttttatccAATGCCTCACTTTTTAagtgaatttatttatttttttatctaaattcaTCTTTcgagct is part of the Gossypium arboreum isolate Shixiya-1 chromosome 5, ASM2569848v2, whole genome shotgun sequence genome and harbors:
- the LOC108450179 gene encoding putative methylesterase 14, chloroplastic, with amino-acid sequence MGNSLICRTKKDAKDNGSKSKRMGRSQRKMLAEEEFLHKQALSMALHQHQLSQRFDGSMSRRIGSTSSRRHADPLANEKKLLESLEKIKFKKIVLLHGEGFGAWCWYKTIAQLEEVGLQPTALDLTGSGIDLTDTNTVTTLAEYSKPLIKYLENLPVDEKVILVGHSSGGACLSYALEHFPEKISKAIFLCATMVSNGQRPFDVFAEELGSAERFMKESQFLIYGNGKDKPPTGFMFEKQLMKGLYFNQSPTKDVALAMVSMRSTPLGPIMEKLSLTPEKYGTGRRFYVQTLEDRALSPDVQEKLVRENPPERVFKIKGSDHCPFFSKPQSLHKILIEIVQIP